The genomic region TTTGATGGGAACTTATGGCGATAAAACGGTATTGGATGACTGGCGCAGTGTGCCTTTATTTCAGTTGTTGTCCGCGGTTAAGAAGCAGCAAGCCATCAAAGTTTCGCCAGAGCTATGGTCTTTGAACCGCGGCATGATGGCCGCAGAAGGGATAGCGAAAGACCTTGATAGAATCCTCTCTCCTTAAGAAATAGAAGCTATAAACTAACGGCCTCTCAACTAGCCTCTTTTTCTTAACCTTATGTCATCCATGGGCATCTCTTCATATTTCCCTGATTCGACTCTCGTTTTTTGAAGCCTGTTGCTCAAAATGCAGCGCGTCATTTCTGATTGTAAACATTAATGATATGTGTTCTCATTCTCAAAAATATTTCATCCTCTTGTCCTAATGCTGTGGAAATTTCAAAATGAGAATAAAAAATTTTCTTCTAACGCCTTTGGCGCTTGCTGTGTCTTTAGCGTCTTTTTCTTCCTTTGCGGAGGAAGTAAAAACGAATAATGGAGATCCTGATAAAGTGATCTCTCTAACGGTTGAAGGCTACAAGGGCTATGCTCAGGAGTTACCCACTTCTGGCAGTAAATCTGATGCTGAATGGTTGGATGTTCCACAATCTGTATCTGTTGTGACCGATACAGAAATGAAGGATCGAGGGGCTGTAAAGCTGGTGGACGCTCTGGATGGCGTCGCAGGTGTCAACAATACATTGGGTGAAGGTAGCCGTGACCAATTTGTAATTCGTGGCTTTGATGCAATTCGTGATATTTATCGTGATGGATTAAGAGACGATGGCAATTTGCAGTCTTATCGCAGCTTGGCAAACGTAGAACAAGTTGAAATAGTCAAAGGCCCTGCTGGCGCTTTGTATGGAAGAGGATCCGCTGGCGGTATTATTAACCTAGTGACAAAGCGTGCAAATGGCGATGAATTTACGCGTTTATCTACCAGCTACGGCAGTAACGATAAGCTCAAAGGCTCAATCGATACATCGGCTAAATTAACTGACACTATTAATGGTCGTTTGAATGTGGAAGTGCGTCGTGCAAACTCTTTTGTCGATCATGTGGAGTCAGACGATTATTTTATTGCTCCGACATTTCAATTTCAGCCATCGGATGATCATACGGTCAATCTAGATATTGAAATAATGCACCAAAACTTGGTGCCTTATCGTGGTGTACCGTCTAAGGATGGGAAGCCTGTTGATGTGCCTCGCAGCACCTTTTTTGGCAGTAAAAACGATTTTCAAGAATCAGACAGTATTCGAGTCGCTATAGATGACGAATTGCAGTTTGGCCCTGATATCACATGGAATAACCGTGTTGCTTTTACAAGGGTGACTTTGGAACAGCAAGGTACTCGCCAAACGACAGCAGCAGTCACGGGCGCTAATACAGTGGCTCAAACAGTGAATGATTTTGGCTATGACCCACGTACCACAGTGACCCTGCAGTCAGAATTAAAATGGGATGTGGGCAATCAGCAAATATTGTTTGGTGCTGATTACAATCAAATAGACATTGATTTGAACCTAAGAAGCCAAGCTCTTCCTGCAAAAAGTATTGATAACCCTATTGCTGATAACGTTACGAGTCCTGGTTTTCCTGCCTTTCGAGAAAATACGACTAAAACTGTAGGTTTGTATATTCAAGACATTATTACATTGGGTGATTGGTCATTCTCCGGCAATATTCGTCAAGATCACATGGAACTGGATCAAAAAATCATTTCAACCGGTTTAGAGTCGACAAATAACGATGATAAAACCAGTTACCGTATAGGAGCTGCTTATCGTCTTACGGACAATATGTCGGCCTATACCACTTTTGCTAAATCTTGGCAGCTGCCGTATGGCGGTAGTTTTATAAACCCCACGCTTGCCGAATTCTACTCTACGAAATTAAAAGAAGTCGGTATTAAAGCCTACTTGCTTGATGACGCCCTAATGTTGAACGCGGCCGTGTTCCAGATAGATCAAGAGCAACCTCAAACTGACACAAATGGCTTTATTGTAAACAAAAGCCAAGAACGTCACCGAGGGCTTGAACTTGAAGCTCGTGGACAATTAACGAAGCAATTAAGCGCAACGGCTAGTTACACCTACCTAGATGCAGAAGATCGAGATACAGGTAAAAAACCAAACGATGTGTCTGATCAACTCATTTCCCTTGGTACGACTTATCAACTCAACGATGTGTGGCGCTTTGGTGGTAGCGTGAAATACGTGGGAGATCGCTACGCTGGCAACAACGAAGCTGTTGACCTAGGCGACTACACCACAGTGAACGCCATGGCGTCCTATCAAACCGGTAAACATCGAGTGCAATTTAATGCTTACAACATTTTTGATGAAAAGTATTACCTAGGTTCAACTGATGGCACCTCCGGTATCAACTCAATTGGCTACGGTTCTCCAGCAGAATTCATGGTCAGCTACAGCTATGAGCTTTAATCACCCCACCTTATTATTTTGTTGTTAAGGAAGAACTTGTTCTATGTCTATTCAAGAAAAATGTTCAGTAAGCACCACAGTATTCCGCTATTCCATTTTGGCCTGTTCTATGATGTTTGGCTTATCTGCTCAAGCTGCCAGTGAAGCGACAGAGCTAAAAGCACTCACCGTTAACGCAAGCGTAATTGGTGAATCCAAAGAGTCAGATGTCAAAGAATACGCAGGTAGTCGAACCGTTATTTCTGCTGAACAGATGACCAAAACCGCCGCTAAGTCCATTGACGATGCTTTGCAACAAGTGCCAGGTGTAAAAGTACAAGATGAAACGGGAACGGGTGTATTGCCAAACGTTTCTGTTCGAGGTTTGAGCGCAAGCCGAAGTGGCCAAGCACAGTTCCTAATGGATGGCGTACCATTAACACTCGCACCTTATGGTCACACAGGACAGTCTGTTTTCCCTGCGACCTTGTCATCATTAGAGCGTATCGATGTGGTTCGCGGTGGCGCAGCGGTTCAGTATGGCCCAAATAACGTTGGCGGTGTGATCAACTTGGTGACTAAGCCAATTCCTAAGGATTGGGAGTCACAGATCAGCAATCGAATCACTGGATTTGAACACAGTAGCAATACATTGAATAACTTGTATTTGCGCACGGGCGGCTGGGTAAACGATGACTTTGCTATACAGATTGAAGCCAATACTCAAAATGGTGACAGTTCTCGTGATCACTCTGATACCGATATCCAGAATTTCCAAATTAAAACCGATTGGTTGATCAGTGACTCTCAAGAGCTACAAGCCTTTGTGCAGCGTTATGATGCCGATACCCAAATGCCGGGAGCGTTGTCGCCACAAGCGTATAAAGATGACAGAACGCAGTCTCAGCGAACTAATGATAATTATGAAGCCAGCGCAACTCGTTGGCATCTGAAGTTTTTACAAGACTTGGACTGGGGAAATGCCGCGCAATTCGAGGTGTTGACTTTTGGTCATCGTGATACTCG from Marinomonas rhizomae harbors:
- a CDS encoding TonB-dependent receptor gives rise to the protein MRIKNFLLTPLALAVSLASFSSFAEEVKTNNGDPDKVISLTVEGYKGYAQELPTSGSKSDAEWLDVPQSVSVVTDTEMKDRGAVKLVDALDGVAGVNNTLGEGSRDQFVIRGFDAIRDIYRDGLRDDGNLQSYRSLANVEQVEIVKGPAGALYGRGSAGGIINLVTKRANGDEFTRLSTSYGSNDKLKGSIDTSAKLTDTINGRLNVEVRRANSFVDHVESDDYFIAPTFQFQPSDDHTVNLDIEIMHQNLVPYRGVPSKDGKPVDVPRSTFFGSKNDFQESDSIRVAIDDELQFGPDITWNNRVAFTRVTLEQQGTRQTTAAVTGANTVAQTVNDFGYDPRTTVTLQSELKWDVGNQQILFGADYNQIDIDLNLRSQALPAKSIDNPIADNVTSPGFPAFRENTTKTVGLYIQDIITLGDWSFSGNIRQDHMELDQKIISTGLESTNNDDKTSYRIGAAYRLTDNMSAYTTFAKSWQLPYGGSFINPTLAEFYSTKLKEVGIKAYLLDDALMLNAAVFQIDQEQPQTDTNGFIVNKSQERHRGLELEARGQLTKQLSATASYTYLDAEDRDTGKKPNDVSDQLISLGTTYQLNDVWRFGGSVKYVGDRYAGNNEAVDLGDYTTVNAMASYQTGKHRVQFNAYNIFDEKYYLGSTDGTSGINSIGYGSPAEFMVSYSYEL